The DNA region GCCTGCGCCGTCGCGCTTTGGCTGGCTGGCATGCCGGTATTTGATGCAATTGGGCACAGCTTCTCTACGGTGTCTGTCGGAGGGTTCTCCACCCACGACGCCAGTATTGGCTACTTTAACAGTCCAACAATCAACACCATCATCGCGGTATTCCTGCTGATTTCCGGCTGTAACTTTGGTTTGCACTTTGCTCTGCTGAGCGGGCGCAGCCTGAAGGTATACTGGCGTGACCCTGAATTCCGCATGTTCATTTTTGTGCAGCTGTCGCTGGTGGCCGTGTGTACGATTGTCCTGTGGTTCCACCACGTTTATGACAGCGGGATGCAGACGATCAATCAGGCATTCTTCCAAGTTGTCTCTATGGCGACAACGGCAGGGTTTACGACGGATAGCATTGCATCGTGGCCACTTTTTCTGCCCGTTTTGCTTCTGTGTTCCGCGTTTATTGGCGGGTGTGCAGGTTCAACCGGGGGCGGCTTGAAAGTGATTCGCATTTTGCTGCTTTTTCTACAGGGATCGCGTGAGCTTAAGCGTTTAGTGCATCCGAATGCGGTTTATACGATCAAGCTCGGCCATCGGGCATTACCGGAACGCATCCTTGAGGCCGTATGGGGATTCTTTTCCGCATATGCGCTCGTTTTTATTGTCAGCATGCTGGCCGTTATTGCGACAGGCGTTGATGATTTCTCCGCGTTTGCTGCGGTCGCTGCCACATTGAATAATCTGGGGCCAGGTCTGGGTGTCGTCGCGGAGAATTTTACGTCGATGAATGATACGGCGAAATGGATTCTGATACTGACAATGCTGTTTGGTCGTTTGGAAGTCTTCACGCTTTTAGTGCTGTTTACGCCAACCTTCTGGCGGGAATAGTCCTCATAAGGATAAAGAACAATGAAAGCTTTGATCGTGTTTTCGAGTCGGGATGGGCAAACAAGAGCGATTGCCTCCTATATCGCGAATACGCTGAAAGGAGTCTTGGAGTGCGATGTTGTTAACGTACTCAATACGAATGATATCGATCTGGGCCAATACGATCGGGTTCTGATTGGGGCATCGGTTCGGTACGGGCGCTTTCATCCTGCGGTAAATCAATTTATCCATAAGCATTTGGTTTCTCTGCAACAGATGCCCAGCGCGTTCTTCTCAGTGAACCTCACTGCACGTAAGCCAGAAAAGCGCACAATACAAACCAATGCCTATACGCGTAAGTTTTTACTGAATTCTCCTTGGCAACCGGATCTGTGTTGTGTGTTCGCGGGGGCGCTGCGTTATCCGCGTTATCGTTGGTTCGATCGGGTAATGATTCAACTTATTATGCGTATGACGGGCGGTGAAACGGATAGCACTAAAGAGATTGAATATACAGACTGGCAGCAGGTTGCCCGTTTCGCACAGGATTTCGCCCAATTGGCGGTGAAAAATCCGGCATAACGATGTCTTTTAATTCGCTTTGCTGAAAAAATCCTCATTCGGTAATTATTTTGCATTTAGCACTTGTCAGCCGCCGAGAAGTCCCTATAATGCGCCTCCACTGACACGGCAACAGCGACACGCGGTTGTGGTGACAGGAAAAAGATTTACGAAAGCAGTCAGTAATGACTTGACTTTAAAGCGGATTGGCATAGCATATGCAGCCCGCGCCACCGATGAAGTGGCACTGCTCTTTAACAATATAATCAGACAATCTGTGTGGGCACTCACAAGACCGTATCTTGACGATATAAAAAGTCTTGAAGAGTGAACAACAGTAAATTCATTACGAATAAACAGTTTTAATTCTTTGAGCATCGCTGACGAGTTCAGCAAATCAAACAAATCTTAAATTGAAGAGTTTGATCATGGCTCAGATTGAACGCTGGCGGCAGGCCTAACACATGCAAGTCGAGCGGTAGCACAGGGGAGCTTGCTTTCTGGGTGACGAGCGGCGGACGGGTGAGTAATGTCTGGGAAACTGCCTGATGGCGGGGGATAACTACTGGAAACGGTAGCTAATACCGCATAATGTCTTCGGACCAAAGAGGGGGACCTTCGGGCCTCTTGCCATCAGATGTGCCCAGATGGGATTAGCTAGTAGGTGAGGTAATGGCTCACCTAGGCGACGATCCCTAGCTGGTCTGAGAGGATGACCAGCCACACTGGAACTGAGACACGGTCCAGACTCCTACGGGAGGCAGCAGTGGGGAATATTGCACAATGGGCGCAAGCCTGATGCAGCCATGCCGCGTGTGTGAAGAAGGCCTTCGGGTTGTAAAGCACTTTCAGCGGGGAGGAAGGCGGTGAGGTTAATAACCTCATCGATTGACGTTACCCGCAGAAGAAGCACCGGCTAACTCCGTGCCAGCAGCCGCGGTAATACGGAGGGTGCAAGCGTTAATCGGAATGACTGGGCGTAAAGCGCACGCAGGCGGTCTGTTAAGTTGGATGTGAAATCCCCGGGCTTAACCTGGGAACTGCATTCAAAACTGACAGGCTAGAGTCTTGTAGAGGGGGGTAGAATTCCAGGTGTAGCGGTGAAATGCGTAGAGATCTGGAGGAATACCGGTGGCGAAGGCGGCCCCTGGACAAAGACTGACGCTCAGGTGCGAAAGCGTGGGGAGCAAACAGGATTAGATACCCTGGTAGTCCACGCTGTAAACGATGTCGATTTGGAGGTTGTGCCCTTGAGGTGTGGCTTCCGGAGCTAACGCGTTAAATCGACCGCCTGGGGAGTACGGCCGCAAGGTTAAAACTCAAATGAATTGACGGGGGCCCGCACAAGCGGTGGAGCATGTGGTTTAATTCGATGCAACGCGAAGAACCTTACCTACTCTTGACATCCACAGAATTCGGTAGAGATACCTTAGTGCCTTCGGGAACTGTGAGACAGGTGCTGCATGGCTGTCGTCAGCTCGTGTTGTGAAATGTTGGGTTAAGTCCCGCAACGAGCGCAACCCTTATCCTTTGTTGCCAGCGATTCGGTCGGGAACTCAAAGGAGACTGCCGGTGATAAACCGGAGGAAGGTGGGGATGACGTCAAGTCATCATGGCCCTTACGAGTAGGGCTACACACGTGCTACAATGGCGTATACAAAGAGAAGCGACCTCGCGAGAGCAAGCGGACCTCATAAAGTACGTCGTAGTCCGGATTGGAGTCTGCAACTCGACTCCATGAAGTCGGAATCGCTAGTAATCGTAGATCAGAATGCTACGGTGAATACGTTCCCGGGCCTTGTACACACCGCCCGTCACAC from Pectobacterium actinidiae includes:
- the trkH gene encoding Trk system potassium transporter TrkH, with the translated sequence MHLRAITRIVGQLVILFSGTMVIPGLVALIYRDGAGRAFTQTFIVALAIGIVLWLPNRKQKHELKSREGFLIVVLFWTVLGSVGALPFLFAEHPNLGVTDAFFESFSGLTTTGATTLVGLDSLPKAILFYRQMLQWFGGMGIIVLAVAILPILGVGGMQLYRAEMPGPLKENKMRPRIADTAKTLWLIYLLLTIACAVALWLAGMPVFDAIGHSFSTVSVGGFSTHDASIGYFNSPTINTIIAVFLLISGCNFGLHFALLSGRSLKVYWRDPEFRMFIFVQLSLVAVCTIVLWFHHVYDSGMQTINQAFFQVVSMATTAGFTTDSIASWPLFLPVLLLCSAFIGGCAGSTGGGLKVIRILLLFLQGSRELKRLVHPNAVYTIKLGHRALPERILEAVWGFFSAYALVFIVSMLAVIATGVDDFSAFAAVAATLNNLGPGLGVVAENFTSMNDTAKWILILTMLFGRLEVFTLLVLFTPTFWRE
- the hemG gene encoding menaquinone-dependent protoporphyrinogen IX dehydrogenase, whose product is MKALIVFSSRDGQTRAIASYIANTLKGVLECDVVNVLNTNDIDLGQYDRVLIGASVRYGRFHPAVNQFIHKHLVSLQQMPSAFFSVNLTARKPEKRTIQTNAYTRKFLLNSPWQPDLCCVFAGALRYPRYRWFDRVMIQLIMRMTGGETDSTKEIEYTDWQQVARFAQDFAQLAVKNPA